In one window of Rathayibacter caricis DSM 15933 DNA:
- a CDS encoding tetratricopeptide repeat protein — protein sequence MTDPLPPSATRPSLPVDADAWQRAADRLHADGDDVVGRMRVLVARYPGTDGRARFELAGALDSAGHEAEAAAEYEEALALGLDEERQAQLSIQYASTLRNLGRHDEAVAVLSAAAPHPSVGAAREVFLALALHSAGRPEEALRTALEAIVPTLPRYRRSVSAYAAALTD from the coding sequence GTGACCGATCCGCTGCCGCCCTCCGCCACCCGCCCGTCCCTCCCGGTCGACGCCGACGCTTGGCAGCGCGCCGCCGACCGCCTGCACGCCGACGGCGACGACGTCGTCGGGCGGATGCGCGTGCTCGTGGCGCGCTACCCCGGGACGGACGGCCGCGCCCGCTTCGAGCTGGCCGGTGCTCTCGACAGCGCCGGCCACGAGGCGGAGGCCGCCGCCGAGTACGAGGAGGCGCTCGCCCTCGGTCTCGACGAGGAGCGGCAGGCGCAGCTGAGCATCCAGTACGCCTCGACGCTGCGGAACCTCGGCCGCCACGACGAGGCCGTCGCCGTGCTGAGCGCGGCCGCTCCGCACCCGTCGGTGGGAGCCGCGCGCGAGGTGTTCCTCGCGCTCGCCCTGCACAGCGCCGGCCGACCCGAAGAGGCGCTCCGCACCGCCCTCGAAGCGATCGTGCCGACGCTGCCCCGCTACCGCCGCTCGGTCTCCGCCTACGCGGCGGCACTCACGGACTGA
- a CDS encoding ArsR/SmtB family transcription factor, translating into MVVDTGSSTEVDRLFRALADSTRRDIVARVLQGEQSVTALASRYEMSFAAVQKHVAVLERASLVSKRRRGREQLVRGEVAGLRTAARLLDAYEELWRGRADRIADLLAEEDPPPSGEPSRRSAR; encoded by the coding sequence ATGGTTGTAGATACGGGAAGCAGCACCGAGGTGGACCGCCTGTTCCGGGCGCTCGCCGACAGCACGCGGCGCGACATCGTCGCGCGGGTGCTGCAGGGAGAGCAGTCCGTCACGGCACTCGCCTCGCGGTACGAGATGTCGTTCGCCGCCGTCCAGAAGCACGTGGCCGTGCTCGAGCGGGCCTCGCTCGTCAGCAAGCGGCGGCGGGGCAGAGAGCAGCTCGTGCGGGGAGAGGTGGCGGGGCTGCGCACAGCGGCCCGCCTCCTCGACGCCTACGAGGAGCTGTGGCGCGGACGAGCGGATCGCATCGCCGACCTCCTCGCCGAGGAGGATCCGCCACCGTCCGGAGAACCGAGCAGAAGGAGCGCACGATGA
- a CDS encoding DUF4232 domain-containing protein: MPSLLSRPRTAALALPVLLASVLLVAGCAGRADVAASRAPLPTPVSSSPTLSPSPSPEVTATSAPSASPAPTETVPEAVPSDSAPATAVPAEPVPAPVPAAVERCHGGDLALEYVPDPEASGAGSSAFDLVLTNVSAAPCALAGIPGVYPTDADGVRIGAVASSFGPNPAEPFTVQPGGRADVRVLWHSPGAYGCPSARSSRIVAEVVDDVDPAVAASAEIEVCTDGTVMLEASTYTLLG; this comes from the coding sequence ATGCCGTCCCTGCTCAGCCGCCCGAGAACCGCGGCGCTCGCGCTCCCCGTGCTCCTGGCCTCCGTGCTCCTCGTCGCCGGATGCGCGGGGCGAGCGGATGTGGCGGCCTCGCGCGCCCCGCTCCCGACGCCGGTGAGCTCCTCGCCGACCCTGTCGCCGTCTCCGTCTCCTGAGGTCACCGCGACGTCCGCTCCCAGCGCGAGCCCCGCGCCAACCGAGACGGTCCCCGAGGCGGTTCCCTCGGACTCGGCGCCGGCGACGGCCGTCCCCGCCGAGCCGGTCCCTGCGCCGGTACCGGCTGCGGTCGAGCGCTGCCACGGCGGCGACCTCGCTCTCGAGTACGTCCCGGACCCGGAGGCGTCCGGCGCGGGCAGCAGCGCCTTCGACCTCGTCCTCACCAACGTCTCCGCCGCGCCCTGCGCCCTGGCCGGGATCCCGGGCGTGTACCCGACCGACGCCGACGGCGTGCGCATCGGAGCGGTCGCCTCGTCGTTCGGGCCGAACCCGGCCGAGCCCTTCACGGTGCAGCCGGGCGGCCGCGCCGACGTCCGCGTGCTCTGGCACTCGCCGGGCGCCTACGGCTGCCCCTCCGCCCGGTCGAGCCGGATCGTCGCGGAGGTGGTGGACGACGTGGATCCCGCGGTCGCCGCGTCGGCGGAGATCGAGGTCTGCACCGACGGCACGGTGATGCTCGAGGCGTCGACGTACACGCTGCTCGGCTGA
- a CDS encoding acyltransferase family protein has protein sequence MPIAPPSDRTTPGGRSAPAVSKKSDSAGYRPEIEGLRAVASLLVASFHIWLGRVSGGVDVFFVVAGFLTTVTLMGQVRRYGRVRPVVFVSRLASRLFPAAAVVLVVVAAVSPFLLRPSQLKQTFTEVLGSALYVENVVLDRAGVDYLAQDNFHSPVQNFWAMSVQGQFYLVWLLLAFAATAIVVVLRRRVDLLRVLLVVVAVVSVVSFAYSVLLVQRDQPSAYYSVLARTWEFGLGSLSALVLTGRTLPTAIRVVAGWLGLVGVISCGIVLQVSSAFPGAAALWPTLSAVLVLIAGTGPAPTFGVARLLALRPLVWLGGVSYGLYLWHWPLLVFWEEISGQEPGLVAGLSIVAAAVVLATLSKHFLEDPLHRRAPTGSRWRALAPTAMMLVAVLGGGGAIAATNAAISADLARASAIPVSTDGCFGAAAVENASACEQTRSWTTSVPAFDASEDGSGINTRECSTNNAGVELKECRFGDPAGRRVLLIGNSHAASFFPALRGVAEERGWDLHSYYKTGCVFTTASRRDDSSVSRSSCAIWVEKLQEELASQEPYDLMVTAYSAKKSVFIGSSGEPDEQAGIDGFRESWAPLIARGTEVVAIRDNPVVETVHDLACSERPGTADVCGVPTDEAFAERELMAAAAEGWEGANAVDLTRYFCDEEICPFVIGGVKVYRDMGHLTETYARTLAPYLGRELDRIAF, from the coding sequence ATGCCGATCGCCCCTCCCTCGGACCGCACGACGCCCGGCGGCCGGTCGGCCCCCGCGGTCTCGAAGAAGTCCGACTCCGCGGGCTACCGGCCCGAGATCGAGGGCCTGCGCGCCGTCGCCTCGCTCCTGGTCGCGTCGTTCCACATCTGGCTGGGCCGCGTCTCGGGAGGTGTCGACGTCTTCTTCGTCGTCGCCGGGTTCCTGACCACGGTGACGCTGATGGGGCAGGTCCGCCGGTACGGGCGCGTCCGCCCCGTCGTGTTCGTCTCGCGGCTCGCGTCGCGGCTCTTCCCCGCGGCGGCCGTGGTGCTCGTGGTGGTCGCGGCGGTGAGCCCGTTCCTCCTGCGGCCCTCCCAGTTGAAGCAGACCTTCACCGAGGTGCTCGGGTCGGCGCTCTACGTCGAGAACGTGGTCCTGGACCGAGCAGGAGTGGACTACCTCGCGCAGGACAACTTCCACTCGCCGGTGCAGAACTTCTGGGCGATGTCGGTGCAGGGGCAGTTCTACCTGGTCTGGTTGCTCCTCGCGTTCGCCGCGACGGCGATCGTCGTCGTCCTGCGACGTCGGGTGGATCTGCTCCGGGTGCTGCTCGTCGTGGTCGCCGTCGTGAGCGTCGTCTCCTTCGCCTACTCCGTGCTGCTGGTGCAGCGCGACCAGCCGTCGGCCTACTACAGCGTGCTCGCGCGGACGTGGGAGTTCGGGCTCGGATCGCTCAGCGCTCTCGTGCTGACCGGGCGGACGCTGCCGACGGCGATCCGGGTGGTGGCGGGATGGCTGGGCCTCGTCGGCGTGATCTCGTGCGGCATCGTCCTGCAGGTGTCGAGTGCGTTCCCGGGAGCGGCCGCCCTCTGGCCGACCCTCTCGGCGGTCCTCGTCCTGATCGCGGGGACGGGCCCCGCTCCGACGTTCGGCGTCGCGCGGCTGCTCGCTCTGCGGCCGCTGGTCTGGCTCGGCGGCGTCAGCTACGGGCTCTACCTGTGGCACTGGCCGCTGCTCGTGTTCTGGGAGGAGATCTCGGGGCAGGAGCCCGGGCTGGTCGCCGGGCTGTCCATCGTGGCGGCGGCGGTGGTGCTGGCCACTCTGTCCAAGCACTTCCTCGAGGATCCGCTGCATCGGCGTGCGCCGACCGGATCGCGCTGGCGGGCGCTCGCTCCGACGGCGATGATGCTGGTCGCTGTGCTCGGCGGCGGAGGGGCGATCGCGGCCACGAACGCGGCGATCAGCGCCGATCTCGCCCGTGCGAGCGCGATCCCCGTCTCGACCGACGGCTGCTTCGGTGCCGCCGCGGTCGAGAACGCCTCGGCCTGCGAGCAGACCCGCTCCTGGACGACCAGCGTCCCCGCCTTCGACGCGTCCGAGGACGGCTCCGGGATCAACACGAGGGAGTGCAGCACCAACAACGCGGGCGTCGAGCTGAAGGAGTGCCGCTTCGGCGATCCCGCCGGCCGCCGGGTCCTGCTGATCGGGAACTCGCACGCCGCGTCCTTCTTCCCCGCGCTGCGCGGGGTGGCGGAGGAGCGCGGCTGGGATCTGCACTCCTACTACAAGACGGGCTGCGTCTTCACGACCGCGTCGCGTCGCGACGACTCGTCCGTGTCGCGCTCGTCGTGCGCGATCTGGGTCGAGAAGCTGCAGGAGGAGCTGGCGTCGCAGGAGCCGTACGACCTGATGGTCACGGCGTACTCCGCGAAGAAGTCCGTGTTCATCGGCTCCTCGGGCGAGCCCGACGAGCAGGCGGGCATCGACGGCTTCAGGGAGTCGTGGGCTCCCCTGATCGCCCGCGGAACCGAGGTCGTCGCGATCCGCGACAATCCGGTCGTCGAGACGGTGCACGATCTGGCGTGCAGCGAGCGCCCGGGCACCGCCGACGTCTGCGGGGTCCCGACCGACGAGGCGTTCGCCGAGCGGGAGCTGATGGCTGCCGCGGCCGAGGGCTGGGAGGGGGCGAACGCCGTCGACCTCACCCGCTACTTCTGCGACGAGGAGATCTGCCCGTTCGTGATCGGCGGGGTGAAGGTGTACCGCGACATGGGGCACCTGACCGAGACCTACGCCCGGACGCTCGCGCCGTACCTCGGGCGGGAGCTCGACCGCATCGCGTTCTGA
- a CDS encoding SRPBCC family protein has translation MTVLESVKDVENLTLTLTAEFDAGIDRVWRIWSDPRLLERWWGPPTWPATFERHDAVVGSRSSYVMTGPDGEKARGWWLVTAVDEPVRFEFDDGFADDEGNPDDSYGTTHAVVILEEAGGRTRMTVRSSFASLEQLEQMVQMGMEEGMRQAMGQIDALLKE, from the coding sequence ATGACCGTGCTGGAGTCCGTGAAGGACGTCGAGAACCTGACCCTGACCCTCACCGCCGAGTTCGACGCCGGCATCGACCGCGTCTGGCGGATCTGGTCCGATCCGCGACTGCTCGAGCGCTGGTGGGGGCCGCCGACCTGGCCCGCGACGTTCGAGCGGCACGACGCCGTCGTCGGAAGCCGGAGCAGCTACGTGATGACCGGGCCCGATGGCGAGAAGGCACGCGGCTGGTGGCTCGTGACCGCGGTCGACGAGCCGGTGCGCTTCGAGTTCGACGACGGCTTCGCCGACGACGAGGGGAATCCGGACGACTCGTACGGGACGACCCACGCGGTCGTCATCCTCGAGGAGGCGGGAGGGCGGACCCGGATGACCGTCCGATCGTCGTTCGCGTCCCTCGAGCAGCTCGAGCAGATGGTCCAGATGGGCATGGAGGAGGGCATGCGGCAGGCGATGGGCCAGATCGACGCCCTGCTCAAGGAGTGA
- a CDS encoding DUF4349 domain-containing protein, which produces MTETPDLLPPLDEHRVSAIEARVFRSLAAARAARSAHRRRALSIGGAAAGLLVLAVVVGPLVSVNGLSVGSSDSAAIAPDSAADAGAGSAAGAGAESSEGSAPEGAGIAGALPAVGSPASSTREIASTAAATVRVPSVADAIAALSASAVELGGYVESSSTSDTGGSTTADDSGDDRIEPSFPAPLPSGAGSVTLRVPADRLSDARASLTELGTVTESTVERQDVTLQAVDLRARAAATQASVDRLTELVAQAGDLADLLAAESALTQRQAELESTRQQLTALESRVSLASLSITVLPEDTAAPADPAGFLDGLLSGWNGLVAAANAVLIGIGFLLPWLLVAAVVAAVVLAVRRRRAPPAPDSD; this is translated from the coding sequence GTGACCGAGACTCCCGATCTCCTCCCGCCTCTCGACGAGCACCGCGTCTCCGCGATCGAGGCGCGCGTCTTCCGCTCGCTCGCCGCTGCGCGCGCCGCGCGGTCGGCGCACCGTCGGAGGGCGCTCTCGATCGGAGGTGCCGCCGCAGGCCTCCTCGTGCTCGCCGTCGTGGTCGGTCCCCTCGTGAGCGTGAACGGCCTGTCGGTCGGCTCCTCGGACTCCGCTGCGATCGCACCCGACTCCGCCGCCGACGCCGGCGCAGGCTCCGCCGCCGGTGCCGGCGCGGAGTCGTCTGAGGGGTCCGCGCCGGAGGGAGCGGGCATCGCCGGCGCCCTCCCCGCTGTGGGCTCCCCTGCGTCGAGCACTCGCGAGATCGCGTCGACCGCCGCCGCGACCGTCCGCGTCCCGTCCGTCGCCGACGCGATCGCGGCCCTCTCCGCGAGCGCCGTGGAACTCGGCGGCTACGTCGAGAGCTCGAGCACGTCCGACACCGGCGGATCCACGACGGCGGACGATTCCGGCGACGACCGGATCGAGCCCTCCTTCCCCGCACCGCTCCCGTCGGGCGCCGGCTCCGTCACCCTCCGCGTCCCCGCCGATCGACTCTCCGACGCGCGGGCGTCCCTGACCGAGCTCGGCACCGTCACCGAGTCGACCGTCGAGAGGCAGGACGTCACTCTGCAGGCCGTCGACCTCCGGGCGCGCGCCGCCGCGACGCAGGCCTCGGTCGATCGCCTCACGGAGCTCGTGGCGCAGGCCGGCGATCTCGCCGATCTGCTGGCGGCCGAGTCCGCACTCACGCAGCGCCAGGCCGAGCTCGAGTCGACCCGGCAGCAGCTCACCGCACTCGAGAGCCGCGTGTCGCTCGCCTCCCTGAGCATCACGGTGCTCCCGGAGGACACCGCCGCGCCGGCCGACCCCGCCGGCTTCCTCGACGGGCTCCTCAGCGGCTGGAACGGTCTCGTCGCGGCCGCGAACGCCGTTCTGATCGGCATCGGGTTCCTGCTCCCCTGGCTGCTCGTCGCCGCCGTCGTCGCCGCGGTCGTGCTGGCCGTCCGTCGCCGACGGGCACCGCCCGCGCCCGACTCCGACTAG
- a CDS encoding DUF4192 family protein — MADHDRTSVPLDPHPGPELIRAPGFADLLSVIPSLVGVHPKDSLVIVPFLGRRAVGGFRVPLPGRLGESETAALAGACVQAFTAVPEADAVLVVVYSERSYAEERGIPLAALGRAVVRRLERTRHGIVGVACVAADGWGRYTIAAERRSPRRLDEIHGSESGLFSRAVADEPLDVAEQAVLPVVEEDDRAVVAAVLALGPAGGIAGLTPIIERWLAGPSVARREGRIVQILQSPPLRDQLTLQIALGPVEAGPALVRMIRQQMEQALTGETMEALVERHDALRLPGDDEVAEAELLMGVGPGPDPERLALATRALARTAALAPVQARAPVLTALAWCWWARGAASLAAAHLAEARRLDPDYSMALLYESLFSARSVPDWVFESTSRRLVSAAALP; from the coding sequence ATGGCAGATCACGACCGCACCTCCGTTCCCCTCGACCCGCACCCCGGCCCCGAGCTCATCCGCGCCCCGGGCTTCGCCGACCTCCTGTCGGTGATCCCGTCCCTCGTCGGAGTGCACCCGAAGGACTCGCTCGTCATCGTGCCGTTCCTCGGACGACGCGCGGTCGGAGGCTTCCGGGTCCCGCTGCCGGGGCGGCTCGGGGAGTCCGAGACCGCCGCCCTCGCCGGGGCCTGCGTCCAGGCCTTCACCGCGGTGCCCGAGGCCGACGCGGTACTCGTCGTCGTCTACTCGGAGCGGAGCTACGCCGAGGAGCGCGGCATCCCGCTCGCGGCTCTGGGGCGAGCGGTGGTCCGGCGGCTCGAGCGCACTCGGCACGGCATCGTCGGCGTCGCGTGCGTCGCCGCCGACGGGTGGGGCCGCTACACGATCGCGGCCGAACGGCGCTCGCCGCGTCGGCTCGACGAGATCCACGGCAGCGAATCGGGCCTGTTCTCGCGCGCGGTCGCGGACGAGCCGCTCGATGTGGCGGAGCAGGCCGTGCTGCCGGTGGTCGAGGAGGACGATCGCGCCGTGGTCGCGGCGGTCCTCGCGCTGGGCCCGGCGGGAGGCATCGCCGGTCTCACTCCGATCATCGAGCGGTGGCTGGCCGGTCCGTCGGTCGCGCGGCGGGAGGGACGCATCGTGCAGATCCTCCAGTCGCCTCCGCTGCGCGACCAGCTGACCCTGCAGATCGCCCTCGGGCCGGTGGAGGCCGGGCCGGCCCTGGTCAGGATGATCCGCCAGCAGATGGAGCAGGCGCTCACGGGCGAGACGATGGAGGCGCTCGTCGAGCGGCACGACGCCCTGCGACTCCCGGGCGACGACGAGGTGGCCGAGGCGGAGCTCCTGATGGGCGTAGGTCCGGGGCCGGATCCCGAGCGGCTCGCGCTCGCGACCCGAGCACTCGCGCGGACGGCGGCCCTCGCGCCCGTGCAGGCCCGTGCGCCGGTGCTGACCGCGCTGGCGTGGTGCTGGTGGGCACGCGGAGCGGCCTCGCTCGCCGCGGCCCACCTGGCGGAGGCCAGGAGGCTCGACCCCGACTACTCGATGGCGCTGCTCTACGAGTCGCTGTTCTCGGCGCGCTCCGTACCGGACTGGGTTTTCGAGAGCACGTCGCGGAGGCTCGTGTCGGCCGCGGCCCTCCCGTGA
- a CDS encoding DoxX family protein codes for MKVGSLVLRLAVGGLFIGHGLQKLRGSFGGPGLEGTSQMMESLEMHPPRRNALAAAVTETAGGAALALGAATPLAAAGLVATMVTAVRKVHWSNGLWNAGGGWEFNGLLVAATAAIVADGPGPLSFDALVGKKKWGAGWALFALVAGAAASTAAIEAGRRAVSTSEEPGATSDSSTTPDSPTSAADGTA; via the coding sequence ATGAAGGTCGGCTCGCTCGTTCTCCGTCTCGCCGTCGGCGGTCTGTTCATCGGACACGGACTGCAGAAGCTCCGCGGCTCGTTCGGCGGTCCGGGTCTGGAGGGCACCTCCCAGATGATGGAGAGCCTCGAGATGCACCCGCCCCGCCGGAACGCGCTCGCGGCCGCGGTCACCGAGACGGCCGGCGGAGCCGCCCTCGCCCTTGGAGCGGCCACTCCGCTCGCGGCGGCCGGTCTCGTCGCGACCATGGTCACGGCCGTCCGCAAGGTGCACTGGAGCAACGGCCTCTGGAACGCGGGCGGCGGGTGGGAGTTCAACGGCCTGCTCGTCGCGGCGACGGCGGCGATCGTCGCCGACGGTCCGGGCCCGCTCTCCTTCGACGCGCTGGTCGGGAAGAAGAAGTGGGGTGCCGGATGGGCGCTGTTCGCGCTCGTCGCGGGCGCCGCCGCCTCCACCGCCGCCATCGAGGCGGGACGCCGCGCTGTCAGCACCTCGGAGGAGCCCGGAGCGACGAGCGACTCGTCCACCACTCCCGACTCCCCCACCTCGGCGGCCGACGGCACCGCCTGA
- a CDS encoding TetR/AcrR family transcriptional regulator, with protein sequence MGRTQGFDTDEVVRAARSVFWERGFEEASVPELEAATGLRRSSLYHAFGSKRGLFDAAVQSYLDEVVRPRLAPLRADGVAPDALEGYFTGLRAALSDARTISARSGCLLLNAAAAPIARDEAVREVIADYRAELLRAMRAGADALWPHAASARRSGQADVLVSLLVAALVLARVDSVQSVATVDAALALVRGPAS encoded by the coding sequence GTGGGACGCACGCAGGGGTTCGACACCGACGAGGTCGTGCGCGCCGCGCGATCGGTGTTCTGGGAGCGCGGCTTCGAGGAGGCGTCCGTCCCCGAGCTCGAGGCGGCGACCGGGCTGCGCCGCTCCAGCCTCTACCACGCGTTCGGCAGTAAGCGAGGGCTCTTCGATGCGGCCGTGCAGAGCTACCTCGACGAGGTGGTGCGACCGCGGCTCGCGCCGTTGCGGGCCGACGGTGTCGCTCCGGACGCGCTGGAGGGGTACTTCACGGGGCTCCGGGCCGCCCTGAGCGATGCGCGGACGATCTCCGCCCGCAGCGGCTGCCTCCTGCTGAACGCCGCGGCCGCGCCGATCGCGCGGGACGAGGCGGTGCGCGAGGTGATCGCGGACTACCGGGCGGAGCTGCTGCGGGCGATGCGCGCCGGCGCCGACGCGCTCTGGCCGCACGCCGCCTCCGCTCGACGCTCGGGCCAGGCCGACGTGCTCGTGTCGCTGCTGGTCGCCGCGCTGGTGCTCGCCCGGGTCGACTCCGTTCAGTCGGTGGCGACGGTGGACGCGGCGCTCGCCCTGGTGCGCGGTCCCGCCTCCTGA
- a CDS encoding DUF1304 domain-containing protein produces the protein MIVIGLVLAALAALLHVYIFVLESLLWTTPRARSTFDTSEDEARATKELAFNQGFYNLFLAITTIVGLVVLTAGATAVGATLVFTGTGSMVAAALVLLLSSPAKRRAALTQMAPGLLAILVLAIGLAA, from the coding sequence GTGATCGTCATCGGACTCGTGCTCGCGGCCCTCGCCGCTCTGCTGCACGTCTACATCTTCGTGCTGGAGTCGCTGCTCTGGACGACCCCTCGCGCCCGATCCACCTTCGACACCTCCGAGGACGAGGCGCGCGCCACGAAGGAGCTCGCCTTCAACCAGGGCTTCTACAACCTGTTCCTGGCGATCACGACGATCGTCGGCCTGGTCGTCCTCACAGCCGGAGCGACCGCCGTCGGCGCCACTCTCGTCTTCACCGGCACGGGCTCGATGGTCGCCGCGGCGCTCGTCCTCCTCCTCTCCTCCCCCGCCAAGCGCCGCGCGGCGCTCACCCAGATGGCACCCGGGCTGCTCGCGATCCTCGTGCTCGCGATCGGCCTCGCCGCCTGA
- a CDS encoding RNA polymerase sigma factor — protein sequence MITETTTDAELVRRAAAGSEAAFRTLYRAYVRPVYWLAHGVLHDPAEAEEVTQETFVVAWSKLDGLDLIGDSLLPWLVTICRFQAANRVRALRRERDRTAPTEEEPASPHDLEQQVVTAALAEAVLRATEGLSELDRAVFRLCATEGRGYEEAARELGVSHATVRNRLSRVRRRLRLVVDDFRGAEQP from the coding sequence ATGATCACCGAGACGACCACCGACGCCGAGCTGGTCCGGCGGGCCGCCGCGGGCAGCGAGGCGGCCTTCCGCACGCTCTACCGCGCCTACGTCCGCCCCGTCTACTGGCTCGCGCACGGGGTCCTCCACGATCCCGCCGAGGCGGAGGAGGTCACGCAGGAGACCTTCGTCGTGGCCTGGAGCAAACTCGACGGCCTCGACCTGATCGGCGACTCCCTCCTCCCCTGGCTCGTCACGATCTGCCGCTTCCAGGCGGCGAACCGGGTGCGCGCGCTGCGACGCGAGCGCGACCGCACCGCGCCGACGGAGGAGGAGCCCGCCTCCCCCCACGACCTCGAGCAGCAGGTGGTCACCGCCGCCCTGGCCGAGGCCGTCCTCCGGGCGACCGAGGGGCTCTCCGAGCTCGATCGGGCCGTGTTCCGCCTGTGTGCGACCGAGGGACGGGGCTACGAGGAGGCCGCGCGCGAGCTCGGCGTCTCGCACGCCACCGTCCGCAACCGCCTGTCCCGCGTCCGCCGGCGCCTGCGCCTGGTGGTCGACGACTTCCGAGGAGCAGAACAGCCGTGA
- a CDS encoding NADP-dependent oxidoreductase yields MTTATSTQIQLVRRPEGWPVADDFRTVRVSYDPPAAGEIRVENAFVSVDPYMRGRMNDVKSYTPPYALGETMTGGAIGRVSVSSDPAFPVGAVVLHQLGWRDVVQAPSSAFRVVPEVPGAPLSLRLGILGMTGLTAFVGLTAIAGMKEGDTVFVSGAAGAVGSAAGQIARLLGAGRVVGSAGSAEKVALLTGKYGYDAAFDYHSGPVREQLAAVAPDGIDVYFDNVGGDHLEAALDVFRDGGRAALCGAIAGYNSAEKPTGPDNMANIITRGLTLRGFTLSGYLDRAPEFDRLMSGWFQEGRIAYDETVVDGIENSVEAFLSMMRGGNTGKMVVRV; encoded by the coding sequence ATGACCACCGCCACCAGCACCCAGATCCAGCTCGTCCGCCGTCCCGAGGGCTGGCCCGTCGCCGATGACTTCCGCACCGTCCGGGTGTCGTACGACCCGCCGGCCGCCGGCGAGATCCGCGTCGAGAACGCCTTCGTCTCTGTCGACCCGTACATGCGCGGCCGGATGAACGACGTGAAGAGCTACACGCCGCCCTACGCCCTCGGCGAGACCATGACCGGAGGCGCGATCGGCCGGGTCAGCGTCTCCTCCGACCCTGCGTTCCCGGTGGGCGCGGTCGTGCTCCACCAGCTCGGATGGCGCGACGTCGTCCAGGCCCCCTCCTCCGCCTTCCGCGTCGTCCCCGAGGTGCCCGGCGCTCCTCTCTCGCTGCGGCTCGGGATCCTCGGCATGACCGGCCTCACCGCGTTCGTCGGACTGACCGCGATCGCGGGGATGAAGGAGGGCGACACCGTCTTCGTCTCGGGCGCCGCGGGAGCGGTCGGCTCGGCCGCCGGGCAGATCGCCCGCCTCCTCGGAGCGGGCCGGGTCGTCGGCTCGGCCGGATCGGCCGAGAAGGTCGCGCTCCTCACCGGGAAGTACGGCTACGACGCCGCCTTCGACTACCACTCCGGCCCCGTGCGCGAGCAGCTCGCCGCGGTCGCCCCCGACGGCATCGACGTCTACTTCGACAACGTCGGCGGCGATCACCTCGAAGCCGCCCTCGACGTCTTCCGCGACGGCGGCCGCGCCGCGCTCTGCGGAGCGATCGCGGGCTACAACAGCGCCGAGAAGCCGACCGGGCCGGACAACATGGCGAACATCATCACCCGGGGGCTGACCCTCCGCGGGTTCACCCTGTCGGGCTACCTCGACCGCGCGCCGGAGTTCGACCGGCTGATGTCCGGCTGGTTCCAGGAGGGACGGATCGCCTACGACGAGACGGTCGTGGACGGGATCGAGAACAGCGTCGAGGCGTTCCTCTCGATGATGCGCGGCGGCAACACCGGGAAGATGGTCGTCCGGGTCTGA